A stretch of the Poseidonibacter parvus genome encodes the following:
- a CDS encoding glutamine amidotransferase, translating into MIKYLYILKVGETFLLTKEKLKDFDTWILKFLKKTKTRIKIIDILSKDKLPNINSAKGFIISGSHEMVTDELPWSLLLEKYIKKISKTNIPLLGICYGHQLIAKALGGKSGFNKKGKEIGIVKIKNLSFKNKDPLLKNFPKKFDAFETHYQTVIKLPAKAKILAKNSKDNTQAVRFESNIWGVQFHPEFDKEIMKEYILNQKETIKDLRSCDISNTVLKNFSDIVEKKV; encoded by the coding sequence ATTATCAAATATTTATATATTTTAAAAGTAGGAGAAACCTTTCTTTTAACAAAAGAAAAATTAAAAGATTTCGATACGTGGATATTAAAGTTTTTAAAGAAAACCAAAACTAGAATTAAGATTATTGATATTTTATCTAAAGATAAATTGCCAAATATAAATAGTGCAAAAGGTTTTATAATAAGTGGTTCACATGAAATGGTTACAGATGAACTTCCTTGGAGTCTTTTATTAGAAAAGTATATTAAGAAAATTTCTAAAACAAATATTCCTCTTTTAGGAATTTGTTATGGACATCAATTAATTGCAAAAGCATTAGGTGGAAAGAGTGGTTTTAATAAAAAGGGAAAAGAAATAGGTATTGTAAAAATAAAAAATCTTTCTTTTAAGAATAAAGACCCTTTACTAAAAAACTTTCCTAAAAAGTTTGATGCTTTTGAAACACATTATCAAACAGTTATAAAATTACCTGCAAAGGCAAAAATATTAGCTAAAAACTCAAAAGATAATACACAAGCCGTAAGATTTGAGAGTAATATTTGGGGAGTACAATTTCATCCTGAATTTGATAAAGAAATTATGAAAGAGTATATTTTAAATCAAAAAGAAACAATTAAAGATTTAAGATCTTGTGATATTAGTAATACAGTATTAAAAAACTTTAGTGATATTGTTGAAAAAAAAGTATAA
- a CDS encoding HAD-IIB family hydrolase produces MLKKQKENYLIFTDLDGTLLDHETYSFDDAKEMLSYLKLNDIPLIIITSKTKHEILKLREKLELKQPFIVENGAGIFIPFENDFKQINLGKTYLEVLDFFNIYKKEYELKGFFDMSIQEVALLTDLSLSDAKLAKKRDFCEPFIIKDESRITELKDLALKKGFDIVKGGRFYHLISKGQDKAKALLELRKIYEKENNTKYKTIALGDGANDITMLQCADISVLIKKFDNTFINFEKKDLIKTEGIGPKGWNEALKGTLCK; encoded by the coding sequence ATGTTAAAAAAACAAAAAGAAAACTATCTTATATTTACAGACTTAGATGGTACATTACTTGATCACGAAACATATAGCTTCGATGATGCTAAAGAAATGCTAAGCTATCTTAAATTAAATGATATTCCATTAATTATAATTACAAGTAAAACAAAACATGAAATATTAAAACTACGAGAAAAGCTTGAATTAAAACAGCCATTTATTGTTGAAAATGGTGCAGGTATTTTCATTCCCTTTGAAAATGATTTTAAACAGATTAACTTAGGAAAGACATATCTTGAAGTTTTAGACTTTTTTAATATTTATAAAAAAGAGTATGAACTAAAAGGCTTTTTTGATATGAGTATTCAAGAAGTAGCATTATTAACTGATCTTAGTTTAAGTGATGCAAAACTTGCAAAAAAAAGAGATTTTTGTGAACCTTTTATTATAAAAGATGAATCAAGAATTACAGAACTAAAAGATTTAGCTTTAAAAAAAGGTTTTGATATTGTAAAAGGTGGAAGATTTTATCACTTAATTAGTAAAGGACAAGATAAAGCAAAAGCACTTTTAGAACTTCGTAAAATTTACGAAAAAGAAAATAATACAAAATATAAAACAATTGCACTAGGTGATGGAGCAAATGATATTACAATGCTTCAGTGCGCTGATATTTCTGTTTTAATTAAAAAATTTGATAATACATTTATTAATTTTGAAAAAAAAGATTTAATAAAAACAGAAGGAATTGGTCCAAAAGGTTGGAATGAAGCATTAAAAGGAACTTTATGCAAGTAA
- a CDS encoding sugar phosphorylase, which produces MKNHISDPKHNINKRLHKLYPEETAQKAIDGIIDLIYKYKQRINSKEYHLSQKDIILITYGDQVSRNSEPALDTLKQFMDNHLKGVINSVHILPFYPYSSDDGFSVVNYTAVDPHMGSWREVESLSKEYRIMVDGVINHISQFSNWFKSFLAGDKYFEDFFIELDPTTDLSKVVRPRATPLLHEYIADDGKIHNIWTTFSKDQVDLNYKSYKVLRAVLDAMFYYVEKGATLIRLDAIAFIWKELGTGCVHLPQTHELIQLMREVIHEVAPEVIIITETNVPHHENISYFGSGDDEAQMVYNFALPPLLLNSMVCSNTKKLTTWAKTLELPSDKVCFFNFTASHDGIGLRPVKGILSDEEVANIEKRVKDHGGLVSYRSEEDGSKTPYELNCSYIDALSNPEDEQILRIKRMLVTQATVLAMPGVPGIYFHSLVGSQNYKDGVKHSGINRTINREKYNVDWLENELSTMGSLGKTIFDAYKRMISIRINEDAFNPFTQFNFLELDERVFVIDKFSVDKKERILSLNNYSNEEVTITLPKDIKLPLCDILSSNYCDDNSMKKESTITLEPYQVMWLKGKI; this is translated from the coding sequence ATGAAAAACCATATCTCAGACCCAAAGCATAATATAAACAAAAGACTACATAAATTATACCCTGAAGAAACAGCTCAAAAAGCAATAGATGGAATAATTGATTTAATTTATAAGTATAAACAAAGAATTAATTCAAAAGAGTATCATTTAAGTCAAAAAGATATCATTTTAATTACTTATGGAGATCAAGTTTCTAGAAATAGTGAACCTGCACTTGACACTTTAAAACAGTTTATGGATAATCATTTAAAAGGAGTTATTAATTCAGTTCATATTTTACCTTTTTACCCTTATTCATCAGATGATGGATTTTCAGTTGTAAACTATACTGCTGTTGATCCTCATATGGGATCATGGAGAGAAGTTGAATCATTGTCAAAGGAATATAGAATAATGGTTGATGGTGTTATTAATCATATTTCTCAGTTTTCAAATTGGTTTAAATCCTTTTTAGCAGGTGATAAATATTTTGAAGATTTCTTTATTGAACTTGATCCTACAACTGATTTAAGTAAAGTTGTACGTCCAAGAGCAACACCTCTTTTGCATGAATATATTGCAGACGATGGAAAAATTCATAATATATGGACAACTTTTAGTAAAGACCAAGTTGACTTAAATTATAAAAGTTATAAGGTTTTAAGAGCTGTTCTTGATGCAATGTTTTACTATGTTGAAAAAGGTGCAACACTAATTCGACTTGATGCGATTGCATTTATTTGGAAAGAGTTAGGAACGGGTTGTGTTCATTTACCTCAAACACATGAATTAATTCAACTTATGAGAGAAGTAATACACGAAGTTGCTCCTGAAGTAATTATAATTACAGAAACAAATGTACCTCATCATGAAAACATTTCTTATTTTGGAAGTGGAGATGATGAGGCTCAAATGGTTTATAACTTTGCACTTCCTCCACTATTACTAAATTCAATGGTTTGCTCAAACACTAAAAAATTAACGACTTGGGCTAAAACATTAGAACTACCTAGTGATAAGGTATGTTTCTTTAACTTTACTGCTAGTCATGATGGTATTGGTCTTCGTCCAGTAAAAGGGATTTTGAGTGATGAAGAAGTAGCTAATATTGAAAAAAGAGTTAAAGACCATGGTGGTTTAGTTTCATATAGATCTGAAGAAGATGGAAGTAAAACTCCTTATGAATTAAATTGTAGTTATATTGATGCTTTAAGTAATCCAGAAGATGAGCAAATATTAAGAATAAAAAGAATGCTGGTAACTCAAGCAACTGTTTTAGCAATGCCTGGGGTTCCTGGGATTTATTTTCATTCATTAGTTGGTTCTCAAAATTATAAAGATGGTGTTAAGCACTCTGGAATAAATAGAACTATAAATAGAGAAAAGTATAATGTTGATTGGCTTGAAAATGAACTTTCAACAATGGGAAGTTTAGGAAAAACTATTTTTGATGCGTATAAAAGAATGATTTCAATTAGAATAAATGAAGATGCTTTTAATCCATTTACTCAATTTAACTTTTTAGAATTAGATGAAAGAGTTTTTGTAATTGATAAATTTAGTGTAGATAAAAAAGAAAGAATACTCTCTCTTAATAATTACTCTAATGAAGAAGTTACTATTACATTACCTAAAGATATAAAATTACCATTATGTGATATTTTAAGTTCAAACTATTGTGATGATAATAGTATGAAAAAAGAATCAACAATTACTCTTGAACCATATCAAGTTATGTGGCTTAAGGGAAAAATATAG
- a CDS encoding glycerate kinase type-2 family protein, which produces MQVKEILKDSFFEVLKNIEPSKLIDNKCEFKQNEIIINNEVITLPQNKRIHLFGSGKAVLSMAKTIYNKLDEKIEKALLVGPYENSLNKENLTYLQSSHPIPTFKSVKAGKSLKEEIENLDEDDFFIYLLSGGNSALVELPIEDITLEDFQETTDLMLKGSMPIVAMNCIRKHLSQVKGGRLVTNCKAKGIVLVLSDVLSNDIEAIGSAPLYFDSSSFEDAITYLKEYELFEKIPLNVKEYLLKGLNKEIEDTPKTENIGIKHFLIASNEILLEDIQKELSSKHISSVIMNKKIEEDVDIVIDDLLDFIKQKQQGCFIFGGEALVKVKGDGKGGRNQHLVLSFLNKFPDNKKITLLSAASDGVDGNSNSAGAVVDNFSIKNYKNLNLDIKKYLEDFNSNEFFKKTGDLVNTGPSHNNMLDVLILHIEK; this is translated from the coding sequence ATGCAAGTAAAAGAAATATTAAAAGATTCATTTTTTGAAGTTCTAAAAAATATAGAACCTAGTAAATTAATTGATAATAAATGTGAATTTAAACAAAATGAAATAATTATAAATAATGAAGTTATTACTTTACCTCAAAACAAAAGAATACATCTTTTTGGTTCTGGAAAAGCAGTTTTAAGTATGGCTAAAACTATTTACAATAAGCTTGATGAAAAAATTGAAAAAGCTTTACTTGTTGGACCTTATGAAAATAGCTTGAATAAAGAAAATCTAACATATTTACAAAGTTCTCACCCTATTCCTACTTTTAAAAGTGTAAAAGCTGGTAAAAGTTTAAAAGAAGAAATAGAAAATCTTGATGAAGATGATTTCTTCATATATTTACTTTCAGGTGGTAATTCTGCTTTAGTTGAATTACCAATTGAAGATATTACACTTGAAGATTTTCAAGAAACAACTGATTTAATGTTAAAAGGTTCAATGCCAATTGTTGCTATGAATTGTATTAGAAAACATTTATCACAAGTAAAAGGTGGAAGACTAGTAACAAATTGCAAAGCTAAAGGTATTGTTTTAGTATTAAGTGATGTTTTATCAAATGATATCGAAGCAATTGGTTCAGCTCCACTATATTTTGATAGTTCTAGTTTTGAAGATGCAATTACATATTTAAAAGAGTATGAATTATTTGAAAAAATTCCTTTAAATGTAAAAGAATATTTACTTAAAGGTCTTAATAAAGAAATAGAAGATACTCCAAAAACTGAAAATATTGGTATTAAGCATTTTTTAATAGCTTCAAATGAAATACTTTTAGAAGATATACAAAAAGAACTTTCTTCTAAACATATTTCATCTGTAATTATGAATAAAAAAATAGAAGAAGATGTTGATATTGTTATTGATGATTTACTAGATTTTATTAAACAAAAACAGCAAGGTTGTTTTATTTTTGGTGGAGAAGCACTAGTTAAAGTAAAAGGTGATGGGAAAGGTGGAAGAAATCAACATCTAGTATTATCATTTTTAAATAAATTCCCTGATAACAAGAAAATTACTCTTTTAAGTGCAGCAAGTGATGGAGTTGATGGCAATTCAAATAGTGCTGGTGCAGTTGTAGATAATTTTAGTATAAAAAACTATAAAAATTTAAATTTAGATATAAAAAAATATTTAGAAGATTTTAATTCAAATGAGTTTTTTAAGAAAACAGGTGACTTAGTGAACACAGGGCCTAGTCATAATAATATGTTAGATGTATTAATACTTCATATAGAAAAATAA
- the galU gene encoding UTP--glucose-1-phosphate uridylyltransferase GalU codes for MSQITKCLFPAAGYGTRFLPATKAMPKEMLPVLTKPLIQYGVEEAMDAGCDVMSIITGRGKRAITDHFDISYELEHQIQGSSKEKMLSDIRSIIEKCTFTYTRQNEMKGLGDAIYKGKVLVGDSNPFAVILADDLCVNPKGDGVLKQMVKLYEKYKCCIVACMEVPKEEVHKYGVIEGKPMENGVHIISNMIEKPDNDKAPSNLAVIGRYILTPEIFEIIKNTKPGKNGELQITDALCTQAKNQMVLAYKFEGKRFDCGSIDGFVEATNYFYELENKK; via the coding sequence ATGAGTCAAATTACAAAGTGTTTATTTCCAGCAGCAGGTTATGGTACAAGATTTTTACCAGCAACAAAGGCAATGCCAAAAGAGATGTTACCAGTACTTACTAAACCATTAATACAATATGGAGTTGAAGAAGCAATGGATGCAGGATGTGATGTAATGTCAATAATCACAGGTCGAGGGAAAAGAGCTATTACAGACCATTTTGATATTTCTTATGAGCTAGAACATCAAATACAAGGAAGTTCAAAAGAAAAAATGCTTAGTGATATTAGAAGTATTATTGAAAAATGTACTTTTACATACACAAGACAAAATGAAATGAAAGGTTTAGGTGATGCTATATATAAAGGTAAAGTTTTAGTAGGAGATTCTAATCCTTTTGCAGTTATTTTAGCTGATGATTTATGTGTAAATCCAAAAGGCGATGGAGTTCTTAAACAAATGGTTAAACTTTATGAAAAATATAAATGTTGTATCGTAGCTTGTATGGAAGTACCAAAAGAAGAAGTTCATAAATATGGTGTGATTGAAGGAAAACCTATGGAAAATGGTGTTCATATTATTTCAAATATGATAGAAAAACCAGATAATGACAAAGCTCCATCAAATCTTGCAGTAATTGGAAGATATATTTTAACTCCAGAAATTTTTGAAATTATCAAAAACACAAAACCTGGGAAAAATGGAGAATTACAAATTACTGATGCACTTTGTACTCAAGCAAAAAACCAAATGGTATTAGCTTATAAATTTGAAGGAAAAAGATTTGATTGTGGTTCAATCGATGGTTTTGTAGAAGCTACTAATTATTTTTATGAATTAGAAAATAAAAAATAA
- the pgm gene encoding phosphoglucomutase (alpha-D-glucose-1,6-bisphosphate-dependent): protein MISNLAGKEAPKEILEDIEELIECYYEHKPDVNIQNQKVSFGTSGHRGTSLKTSFNENHIFAITQALCEYRKSVGINGVMHIGIDTHALSRPAQISALQVFLGNEVKCKIANEDAFTPTPVMSFTIIEANKNSDVLNDGVVITPSHNPPSDGGFKYNTPNGGPADSDVTSIIEKRANEILKNGLNEVKALAQDKISKSDFLDIDDFITPYVESLDSIIDMTAIKNANLKIGVDPLGGSGLDVYKRINEVYGLNLDIVNEKIDPTFSFMTCDHDGKIRMDCSSPYAMASLIKLADKYDIAFANDPDFDRHGIVTKSVGLMNPNHYLTVAIWYLFSNRKEWKNDLGVGKTLVSSSMIDKVVNSIDKKLYEVPVGFKWFVEGLFDGSLAFGGEESAGASFLRIDGSVWSTDKDGIILNLLAAEITAKLEKDPGVIYQEFEKQFGKAYYKRVDAPASFEQKAKLKSLSVKDITSKTLANEEIENIYTNASGNNASIGGLKVTTASGWFAARPSGTEDIYKIYAESFKSEDHLELLIKEAQDLVIKSI from the coding sequence TTGATAAGCAATCTTGCAGGGAAAGAAGCACCAAAAGAAATACTTGAAGACATTGAAGAATTAATTGAATGTTACTATGAACATAAACCAGATGTAAATATTCAAAATCAAAAAGTTTCTTTTGGAACATCAGGTCATAGAGGTACTTCATTAAAAACTAGTTTTAATGAAAATCATATATTTGCAATTACACAAGCTTTATGTGAATACAGAAAAAGTGTAGGAATTAATGGTGTTATGCATATTGGAATTGATACACATGCTTTATCTAGACCTGCTCAAATATCTGCATTACAAGTTTTCTTAGGAAATGAAGTAAAATGTAAGATTGCAAATGAAGATGCCTTCACTCCAACACCTGTAATGTCTTTTACAATTATTGAAGCAAATAAAAACTCTGATGTTTTAAATGATGGTGTTGTAATAACTCCATCTCATAATCCTCCAAGTGATGGTGGATTTAAATATAATACTCCAAATGGCGGACCTGCTGATAGTGATGTTACTTCTATTATTGAAAAAAGAGCAAATGAAATACTAAAAAATGGTCTAAATGAAGTAAAAGCATTAGCACAAGATAAAATTAGTAAGTCAGATTTTTTAGATATTGATGATTTTATTACTCCTTATGTTGAATCCTTAGATAGTATTATTGATATGACTGCTATTAAAAATGCTAATCTTAAAATCGGTGTTGATCCTCTTGGTGGTTCAGGACTTGATGTCTATAAAAGGATAAATGAAGTTTATGGATTAAACCTTGATATTGTAAATGAAAAAATTGACCCTACTTTTTCATTTATGACATGTGACCATGATGGAAAAATTAGAATGGATTGTTCTTCTCCTTATGCTATGGCATCTCTTATAAAACTAGCAGATAAATATGATATTGCATTTGCAAATGATCCTGATTTTGATAGACATGGAATTGTCACTAAAAGTGTTGGACTTATGAATCCTAATCACTATTTAACTGTTGCAATTTGGTATTTATTTTCAAATAGAAAAGAATGGAAAAATGACTTAGGAGTTGGAAAAACTTTAGTTTCTAGTTCTATGATTGATAAGGTTGTAAACTCTATTGATAAAAAGCTTTACGAAGTACCTGTTGGTTTTAAATGGTTTGTAGAAGGACTTTTTGATGGAAGTTTAGCCTTTGGTGGAGAAGAAAGTGCTGGAGCATCTTTTCTTAGAATTGATGGAAGCGTTTGGTCTACTGATAAAGATGGAATAATTTTAAATCTTTTAGCTGCTGAAATTACTGCAAAATTAGAAAAAGATCCAGGTGTTATTTATCAAGAGTTTGAAAAACAGTTTGGAAAAGCTTATTATAAAAGAGTAGATGCTCCTGCAAGTTTTGAGCAAAAAGCAAAGTTAAAAAGCTTAAGTGTTAAAGATATTACATCAAAAACTTTAGCAAATGAAGAAATTGAAAATATCTATACAAATGCAAGTGGAAATAATGCAAGCATTGGTGGATTAAAAGTTACAACTGCAAGTGGTTGGTTTGCAGCACGACCATCTGGAACTGAAGATATTTATAAAATATATGCTGAAAGTTTTAAAAGTGAAGATCACCTAGAGCTGCTAATCAAAGAAGCACAAGATTTAGTTATAAAAAGTATATAA
- a CDS encoding PLP-dependent aminotransferase family protein, translated as MSNKIKRSYIREILDATDVNTISFAGGLPDKELFPLKQLSKASKKVFKNSDCLQYSKSQGLESLREKIASIYTKNLGFFTSKDEILITTGSQQAFDIILKSLDLKQIIVESPSYIGALGAFKILDKEIIDFKKINDLESLLNNSNILYAISDYQNPSTNVYSNKKRKNISNILNKRKSILIEDAAYCFLNFKNKVKTPISKFYEESYHLGSFSKIVAPGLRLGWIRAKKENIEMLLAAKESLDLHSSTFNQMLIDEYLNDNDLFSHISLINKEYKNKMEFMAKCFKRYIPSFKFKKPKGGMFIYGSFKIDSMLLAKEALKENIAFVPAEVFYLNEKSNEARFNFTNASYKEIKKGIKKLSYIVDSFEDKINS; from the coding sequence GTGAGTAATAAAATTAAAAGGTCATATATTAGAGAAATATTAGATGCTACTGATGTTAATACTATCTCCTTTGCAGGAGGGCTTCCTGATAAAGAATTGTTTCCTTTAAAACAATTATCAAAAGCTAGTAAAAAAGTATTTAAGAATAGTGATTGTTTACAATATTCTAAATCTCAAGGTTTGGAGAGTTTAAGAGAAAAGATTGCTTCTATATATACTAAGAACTTAGGATTTTTTACATCAAAAGATGAAATATTAATTACAACTGGCAGTCAACAAGCTTTTGATATTATTTTAAAGAGTTTAGATTTAAAGCAAATCATAGTTGAAAGTCCATCATATATTGGTGCTTTAGGAGCATTTAAAATATTAGACAAAGAGATTATTGATTTCAAAAAAATTAATGACTTAGAAAGTTTGTTAAATAATTCAAATATTTTATATGCTATTAGTGATTATCAAAATCCTTCTACAAATGTATATAGCAACAAAAAAAGAAAGAATATTTCTAATATACTAAATAAAAGAAAATCAATTTTAATTGAAGATGCTGCTTATTGTTTTTTAAATTTTAAAAATAAAGTTAAAACTCCAATTTCAAAGTTTTATGAAGAGTCTTATCATTTAGGTTCTTTTTCTAAAATAGTTGCTCCTGGTTTAAGATTAGGGTGGATTCGAGCCAAAAAAGAGAATATAGAAATGTTATTAGCTGCAAAAGAATCTTTAGACTTACACTCATCAACTTTTAACCAAATGTTAATTGATGAGTATTTAAATGATAATGATTTATTCTCGCATATTTCTTTAATAAATAAAGAGTATAAAAATAAAATGGAGTTTATGGCTAAGTGTTTTAAAAGATATATTCCTTCTTTTAAATTTAAAAAACCCAAAGGTGGTATGTTTATTTATGGTTCTTTTAAAATTGATTCTATGCTTTTAGCAAAAGAGGCTTTAAAAGAAAATATTGCTTTTGTTCCTGCTGAAGTATTTTATTTAAATGAAAAGTCTAATGAGGCAAGATTTAATTTTACAAATGCTAGTTATAAAGAGATAAAAAAAGGAATTAAAAAACTATCATATATTGTTGATAGTTTTGAAGATAAGATAAACTCTTAA
- a CDS encoding glycosyl transferase, which yields MSDFFQNGVVTTLQNLGARSLEDMENELIKFSRRRRMVLLLPALYSEFQTPAMHTIIEELKDVKYLYKIILGLDQATKEQFEEVKELMSQLHCKVDVLWNDGPRIKELYSELTNEGFPGLDTPGKGRNVWTMLGYGLTDKDAYAFALHDCDIVNYSREIPARLFYPIIHPGLDFEFNKGYYSRVTNKLHGRATRLLYTPLINSLKKVHGHSRYLEYMESFRYALSGEFSFIRSMGRGIAISPTWGLEVSTLSEVYKNTSNRRICQTQIMDTYEHKHQELGSQESNGGIYKMANDIAKTLFRVMAQEGVIFSPSTFKTLLATYFQESRFEISKYNALSKVNGLDYIREKEIKAVEAFQEAIKEASNEYYEDPMGVPALSPWITVRSVLPDFSDKFHEYVQKDNQ from the coding sequence ATGTCAGATTTTTTTCAAAATGGTGTTGTAACAACACTTCAAAACTTAGGTGCTAGAAGCTTAGAAGATATGGAAAATGAACTTATAAAGTTTAGTAGAAGAAGAAGAATGGTTCTTTTATTACCTGCTTTATATTCAGAGTTTCAAACTCCTGCTATGCATACAATTATAGAAGAGCTTAAAGATGTTAAGTATTTATATAAAATTATATTAGGACTTGATCAAGCGACTAAAGAGCAATTTGAAGAAGTAAAAGAGCTTATGAGTCAACTACATTGTAAAGTTGATGTTTTATGGAATGATGGTCCAAGAATTAAAGAACTTTATTCTGAACTTACAAATGAAGGTTTTCCAGGACTTGATACTCCAGGTAAAGGAAGAAATGTATGGACAATGTTAGGTTATGGATTAACAGATAAAGATGCTTATGCTTTTGCACTTCATGATTGTGATATTGTTAATTACTCAAGAGAAATTCCTGCAAGATTGTTTTATCCTATTATTCATCCAGGTTTAGATTTTGAATTTAATAAAGGTTATTATTCAAGAGTTACAAATAAACTTCATGGAAGAGCTACAAGATTACTTTATACACCTTTGATTAATTCATTGAAAAAAGTTCATGGACATAGCAGATATTTAGAATATATGGAAAGTTTTAGATATGCACTTTCTGGAGAGTTTTCATTTATAAGGTCAATGGGAAGGGGTATTGCTATTTCTCCAACTTGGGGACTTGAAGTTTCAACATTAAGTGAAGTTTATAAAAACACCTCAAACAGACGAATTTGTCAAACACAAATCATGGATACTTATGAACATAAACATCAAGAGTTAGGTTCACAAGAGAGTAATGGTGGAATTTATAAAATGGCAAATGATATTGCTAAAACACTTTTTAGAGTAATGGCACAAGAAGGTGTTATCTTTTCTCCTTCTACTTTTAAAACTTTACTTGCAACCTATTTCCAAGAATCAAGATTTGAAATATCAAAATATAATGCACTTAGCAAAGTTAATGGATTAGATTATATAAGAGAAAAAGAAATTAAAGCAGTTGAAGCTTTTCAAGAAGCTATCAAAGAAGCTTCAAATGAATATTATGAAGACCCAATGGGTGTTCCAGCTTTATCTCCATGGATTACAGTAAGATCAGTTTTACCTGATTTTTCTGATAAATTTCATGAATATGTTCAAAAGGATAATCAATGA
- a CDS encoding redoxin domain-containing protein, with the protein MKDKLKKYIKEIIIFTITLAIAMNVVSFYRAQDLNKNDLDIKSFKLLDGSEYNIKTDKPLVIHFWATWCPTCKLEASNIEKLSKDYEVITIAVQSGSEEEIKEYLKSNDLTFNVVNDENAFYSSKFNIKVFPTTLIYNKEKNLEFSEVGYTTTVGLYTRMSVVK; encoded by the coding sequence ATGAAAGATAAATTAAAAAAATATATAAAAGAAATTATCATATTTACAATTACACTAGCAATAGCTATGAATGTAGTTAGTTTTTACAGAGCACAAGACTTAAACAAAAACGACTTAGATATTAAAAGCTTCAAATTATTAGATGGGAGTGAATACAATATAAAAACAGATAAACCTTTAGTAATTCATTTTTGGGCGACATGGTGTCCAACATGTAAACTTGAGGCATCAAATATAGAAAAACTATCAAAAGATTATGAAGTAATAACAATAGCAGTTCAATCAGGAAGCGAAGAAGAAATAAAAGAATATTTAAAAAGTAATGATTTAACATTTAATGTAGTAAATGATGAAAATGCTTTTTATTCATCAAAATTTAATATTAAAGTTTTCCCAACTACACTTATATATAATAAAGAAAAGAATTTAGAATTTTCTGAAGTAGGGTATACAACAACAGTAGGTTTATACACAAGAATGTCCGTAGTTAAATAA
- a CDS encoding cytochrome C: MKLLIFLSILFITNINASYKALLFNGNCITCHKTDNLNKSAPRIQEIQNNYKNAFPNKKDFIDYMSTWVLNPNEETSLMSTDIKKYGLMPQLGYDKTTLEEISEYIYDTNFDN, from the coding sequence ATGAAACTATTAATATTCTTAAGTATACTTTTTATTACAAATATAAATGCCTCATATAAAGCACTTCTTTTTAATGGCAATTGTATTACTTGTCATAAAACAGATAACTTAAATAAATCAGCTCCAAGAATACAAGAAATACAAAATAATTACAAGAATGCATTTCCTAACAAAAAAGATTTTATTGATTACATGAGTACATGGGTTTTAAATCCAAATGAAGAAACATCATTAATGAGTACAGATATAAAAAAATATGGACTAATGCCACAATTAGGATATGATAAAACTACACTAGAAGAAATTTCAGAGTATATATATGATACTAATTTCGATAATTAG